CGACCCCGGGAACTTCCGCTGGTACCCCGAGGGCGAGCTGGTCAAGATCCTCGCCGAGGAGCACGTGGGGAACCTGCTGTCGGAGTACGGCGCCATGCGCGTCGAGACGCCGATCATGTACGACTACCAGCACCCGAACCTCATGAGCTACCTCAACCGGTTCCCGGCGCGGCAGTACGTGCTGCTCTCCGACACGAAGGAGTACTTCCTCCGCTTCGCGGCGTGCTTCGGGCAGTACCTCATGCAGCACGACATGCAGCTCTCGCACCGCATGCTGCCCTCGAGGCTCTTCGAGATCAGCCACTACTCGTTCCGCCGCGAGCAGTCGGGCGAGCTGGCGGGACTTCGCAGGCTCCGCACGTTCACCATGCCCGATCTCCACACGCTGGCGAAGGACCTCGACCAGGCGCGCGAGGAGTTCCTGAGGCAGATGGAGCTCTCGATGCGCTGCATGGACGACTTCGAGCTCGACTACGAGGTGGCGGTCCGGTTCGTCCGGTCCTTCCTCGACGAGGACCCGGCCTTCGCCGACGAGATCGTGAAGCGCGCGGACAAGCCGGTTCTCGTAGAGATCTGGGACGAGCGCTTCTTCTATTTCGTCGCCAAGCTCGAGTTCAACTTCGTCGACGCGCAGAAGAAGGCGTCGTGTCTCTCGACCGTCCAGATCGACGTCGAGAACACGGAACGTTTCGAGATCGAGTACGTCGACGAGGACGGCGAGAGGAAGCACCCGGTCCTCATGCACACCTCGATCTCGGGATCCATCGAGCGGGTCATCGGCGACCTTCTCGAGCAGCAGGCGATCCGGATGAAGAAGGGCCAGTCGCCGGTACTGCCGCTGTGGCTCGCCCCGACGCAGGTCCGCGTCATCCCGGTCGCCGAGCGCCACAATGCCTACTGCGAGGAACTCGTCGAG
The sequence above is a segment of the Candidatus Effluviviaceae Genus V sp. genome. Coding sequences within it:
- a CDS encoding threonine--tRNA ligase; its protein translation is DPGNFRWYPEGELVKILAEEHVGNLLSEYGAMRVETPIMYDYQHPNLMSYLNRFPARQYVLLSDTKEYFLRFAACFGQYLMQHDMQLSHRMLPSRLFEISHYSFRREQSGELAGLRRLRTFTMPDLHTLAKDLDQAREEFLRQMELSMRCMDDFELDYEVAVRFVRSFLDEDPAFADEIVKRADKPVLVEIWDERFFYFVAKLEFNFVDAQKKASCLSTVQIDVENTERFEIEYVDEDGERKHPVLMHTSISGSIERVIGDLLEQQAIRMKKGQSPVLPLWLAPTQVRVIPVAERHNAYCEELVEKIPFRADFDDRDMSVGKKIRDAGRRWIPYVLVVGDQEIESDELTVRVRGGEQRSYSLDALIEEIAESVAGKPTRPLNVPRRLSERPIFVG